In Terriglobus aquaticus, the genomic window TGCGCATGAACGCCTCCGCGCACGCGGGCGTGGTGGACACCGACCTGCGCCTGCACGGAACGGCGAACTGCTTCGTCTGCAGCACGGCCGTGTTTCCAACCTCTGGATTTTCCAATCCCACTCACACACTGCTCGCGCTGACCGCCCGTCTCGCCGAGCACATCTCGCGGTGACCATGCAGACGCTTGCGCTCCCGGGGACCGGCCAGCAAACCACGCGCCTAGGCTTCGGGTGTTCGGGGATCGCCGGCGGCACGGATCGTCGGCATTCCCTGCTGCTGCTTGAAACAGCATTCGACGCGGGCATCAGGCACTTCGACTGCGCTCCCATGTACGGATTCGGAACCGCCGAGGGGGTTCTCGGCGAGTTCCTGCAGCGCCATCCGGGCTGCGTCACCGTCACCACCAAATTCGGCCTCCTGCCAGGCCGCCAGCATTCCCCTGCCCGCATCGCGCGCTCTGTTGCACGGCGGGCATCGCGCGTGCTGGGCGGGTCCAAGTCATCGCAAAGATTCGCAGAGCCCTTGCGCAAGGCACGGTTCAATGGAGAAGCAGCCGCTCGCGCGCTCGCCACCAGCCTGCGGCAGCTCCGTGCGGAACACATCAATCTCTATCTGCTGCACGAAGCGACATCCGATGATTTGCGCGACGAGTCTCTCCTTCACTTCCTGCAGGAACAGGTGCGACAAGGCTCTATTGGCGCCTTCGGTGTGGGGAGTGCGCGATCCGAGCTCAATGCACTGCAGTCCCAGCAGCCCCA contains:
- a CDS encoding aldo/keto reductase; this translates as MQTLALPGTGQQTTRLGFGCSGIAGGTDRRHSLLLLETAFDAGIRHFDCAPMYGFGTAEGVLGEFLQRHPGCVTVTTKFGLLPGRQHSPARIARSVARRASRVLGGSKSSQRFAEPLRKARFNGEAAARALATSLRQLRAEHINLYLLHEATSDDLRDESLLHFLQEQVRQGSIGAFGVGSARSELNALQSQQPHYCAVVQSEWCPGEPATVADGSFRITHRGLQGSWQDIYRRLVQSPRTLSAWSIAVGIDLAEQAVWPRLLLRACLAVNPSTLVLFSTRSPSHLLANVAAAQDSSLTRPATCLHRLLQSNRGDLLTIVDSRQATVSLASGRTP